The DNA sequence GCCCGTATGTTTTTCACTATGAATAGTGGAGGAATTGGGAATGTTGTGAGGCATAGCAATACCTGGGCCAGTCAGAATTTTACATACACCTACATCAAACTCAATGCAAATACCGATGCTGCAGCTTTCGAAAGAAAATTGCCTGCTTTTTTGGATAAATACGGACGAGAGGATTTAAAAGCGAGAGGAATGGAAAAGCAGTTGCATCTCCAACCTATAAACTCCATTCACACCACTTCGGGCTACGAAGCAGATATCGCGGTACCTGTAAGTGCTTCATTTCTTAATATCCTGCTTCTGATTGCTCTTTTGATCCAGATAATTGCATGTATTAATTTCATGAATCTGGCTACGGCAAGGGCATCCAAAAGAGCCACCGAAATTGGAGTAAGGAAAGCAACCGGAGCCAACCAAAGAGATTTGATCAGGCAATTCATGGGCGAATCGTTCTTACTCTCGGCCCTGAGCATCCTCATTGCGTTGCCTTTATTATTTATTCTGCTTCCTTATCTTAATCAAATTACAAATACAAATATCCACTTATCACTGCTGAACAACCCAACTCTTTGGTTGATTTTATCCGGAATTACAGTGGTAACAGGTCTTCTTGCCGGTAGCTATCCGGCCTTTTATCTGTCGAATTTTCAAACAATTAATGTCATAAAAGGAAATTTTTCAAATCGTGTCTCTGCCGGAGGAATCCGACGTTCGCTTGTTATTTTTCAGTTTGCAACCTCAGTTTTCCTGATTGTTGGAATCATTGTGATCTTTCGGCAACTTCAGTATATAAAAAATAAAGATCTGGGATTTAAGCCGGGGCAAACACTTGTCTTTAGTTTTTATACCGACGAATCAAAACAACAGATGAATTCGTTTGCCAGTGATTTGAAAGAACTTTCAGCGGTGAATGCCATAAGCAAGTCGACCAATTACCTCAGTCAGGCTGTTCCCCGCGATCATGGCGTCTTCCTTGCAGGCGACGACGCCGCAACTTCGGTGAACGTGCAAGAGATAATTTCGGACGAATCGTTTGTAACAGCAAATGGCATCAATCTTATCAGCGGGCGGGATTTTAAATCGGACGATCTGGGTAAAGTATTGGTCAACGAATCAATGGTTAAGAGACTGGGACTAAAACCTGAAGGTGCTCCCGGCACTTTGTTGTACTCCCGTTATGGCTCTGGACCCGAGTCTCATGTCGAAATCGTCGGAGTTATGAAAGACTTCAACTACAGCTCATTGCGCGACGATGTAAGACCGTTTATGCTCTCGTATGACCCTCACGAAAGCGATCTTTCTCACCTTATTGTATCGGTAAACAGCAACAATTATGAACCGCTGTTAAAGAAAATTACAACTTTATGGCAGAAAGATCTGTCTAATACTCCATTCGAATATCGATTTCTCGACCACGAGGTTAACAACCAATATAAGTCGGAGAAAACCATGTCGCGCATCATTAATTCCTTCACTCTAATGGCAATCTTCATCTCGTGTTTAGGCTTGTTTGGGCTGACTGCCTACAACGCAGAACAAAAGAAAAAGGAGATCGGTGTCCGGAAAATTATGGGAGCGAGTGTTGTAAAGCTTACGTTTTCATTGTCTCAAGATTTTTTGAAGCTGGTTTTAGTTTCCATCATCATAGCAATGCCGTTAGCCTGGTATGCGATGAAAGTATGGCTCGAAAACTTTGCTTACAGGACTAACCTGAGCTGGTGGATTTTTACACTTGCAGGTGCGCTGGCTTTGGGAATTGCTTTACTCACGGTGAGTTGGCAAAGCTGGAAAGCAGCAACGCGAAATCCGGTCGATGCGCTGAGGTATGAGTAATTACAAATACAGAAGACAGAACGTATAGTAGAATTAAACAGCAAAAATGAAAACACTTTCTCTTTCACTCAGAAAACTAAAAAAAAGCAAAGCGGCAACATTGTTTGGAATTGCCGGACTGGTAACCGGACTGATATGTGTACTCTACATATTTTTTTGGGTAAACGACGAAACCAGTTACGACCAGTTTCACAAAAAAATCAACCGGATTTTTGTGGTTCACGCTTATCTCCAAGGAGGCACAAAAGAGGTGAAATTCAACGGTTGCCCACCAGCCGTAGGGCCAGCGTTGAAAGCAGAATATCCTGAAGTTGAAAACTCGTGTCGTTATATACCTACTTACTTTAAAAGCCTGCTTACTGCCGATGGCCGAAAAGAAATGACGGGTGTGGCATTCTCCGACAATTCGCTGTTCGATATTTTCAGCCTTCCTTTTATCTATGGAACGAAAGGAAATCCGGAGGTAGTAAACCAGATTGTGCTCACCCGAACCACAGCAACAAACTATTTCGGGAATTCGAATCCGGTAGGAAAAATCGTTCGCTACAACAATCAGAAAGACATGACCGTAGTTGGCGTGATTGAAGACATTCCTCAAAACTCTTCCATACAGTTCGACGCTGTGATTCCTCTCGAAAACCTGAGAATGTTTTATGATCGCGACGACTTTTTGACCACCTGGTACAACAACGGTTTCACAACATTCGGTTTACTAACATCGCCGTCCGGGTTTGACAAAATTGCAACAACAATAACCCGCCGGATACAAAAAGAGATGCCTGAATCGACCAATTACCTGAGAGCCTATCTTTTCAAAAATGGATACCTGTACGAACAGCAACACATTCGCAATGTCCGGATTTTCAGTCTTATTGCAATATTGGTATTACTGGCCGCAGTGCTCAATTTCATAAATCTGATCACTGCCAAATCGACCAAGCAAGCCAAGGAAACCGGACTGCGCAAATCAATCGGGGCAACGCGTGGCAACATCATTAAACTTGTTTACTCCGAGGTGGCCTTCCTGTGTTTTTTGGCGCTGGCGCTGGCACTAATTATTGCCGTTTTAGGCCTTCCGATTTTCAACCAGCTTATTGGCAAACAAATCTCATTTTCGAGCCTTTTAACATTAAAACCATTGGCAATATTGGTCTTGGCCTATTTGGTTACCACTTTTCTAGCCGGAAGTTATCCCGCATTTTTCCTGTCGTCGTTCAAAATAACCGAAACACTGAATTCCAGCTTCTATTCAGTGAAAAGCAGAGGAATATTCCGAAACTCTTTACTGGTTACTATTTTCATGGTTTCAATCATCCTGCTTGCTTCGACGCTCATTATTTCGAAGCAAACCATGTTTCTCCAAAACATGGATGTCGGGTTTAATAAAGACCAGCTTCTCTATGTCAGCCTTGACGGAAAACTTAAAGAAAAGGCAAAAGCATTAAAAGAAGAAGCAGAACGAACTTCAGGAGTCTATTCCTCTACAATCGCAAGTTTTCTGCCGGTAACAATTGGCAACAACGGCGAAGGATGGAACTGGGAGGGAAAAGATCCAGAGTTCAAACCGCTTGTTACCAATTGGGAAACTGACGAGGACATGATTAAAACTCTCGGCGCGAAACTGATCGAAGGCAGTTATTTCAG is a window from the Aquipluma nitroreducens genome containing:
- a CDS encoding ABC transporter permease, encoding MIKNYLTIAFRTLLKNRTYSLINAIGLSVGTLCCLYILMFVTNQYSYDKHHTKAKNIYRVTSTLIASGEKHQMATCSPIIAPALKSDFPEIEQFTRVIPTIDVGRHLLHYQEKSIYEKDAFFVDSTFFNVFTYHFVFGNPMAALVEPYSVVLLQPMAEKLFGETDPTGKTIEIDNAYGNHDFKVTGVVDESLGNTHIPARMFFTMNSGGIGNVVRHSNTWASQNFTYTYIKLNANTDAAAFERKLPAFLDKYGREDLKARGMEKQLHLQPINSIHTTSGYEADIAVPVSASFLNILLLIALLIQIIACINFMNLATARASKRATEIGVRKATGANQRDLIRQFMGESFLLSALSILIALPLLFILLPYLNQITNTNIHLSLLNNPTLWLILSGITVVTGLLAGSYPAFYLSNFQTINVIKGNFSNRVSAGGIRRSLVIFQFATSVFLIVGIIVIFRQLQYIKNKDLGFKPGQTLVFSFYTDESKQQMNSFASDLKELSAVNAISKSTNYLSQAVPRDHGVFLAGDDAATSVNVQEIISDESFVTANGINLISGRDFKSDDLGKVLVNESMVKRLGLKPEGAPGTLLYSRYGSGPESHVEIVGVMKDFNYSSLRDDVRPFMLSYDPHESDLSHLIVSVNSNNYEPLLKKITTLWQKDLSNTPFEYRFLDHEVNNQYKSEKTMSRIINSFTLMAIFISCLGLFGLTAYNAEQKKKEIGVRKIMGASVVKLTFSLSQDFLKLVLVSIIIAMPLAWYAMKVWLENFAYRTNLSWWIFTLAGALALGIALLTVSWQSWKAATRNPVDALRYE
- a CDS encoding ABC transporter permease; translation: MKTLSLSLRKLKKSKAATLFGIAGLVTGLICVLYIFFWVNDETSYDQFHKKINRIFVVHAYLQGGTKEVKFNGCPPAVGPALKAEYPEVENSCRYIPTYFKSLLTADGRKEMTGVAFSDNSLFDIFSLPFIYGTKGNPEVVNQIVLTRTTATNYFGNSNPVGKIVRYNNQKDMTVVGVIEDIPQNSSIQFDAVIPLENLRMFYDRDDFLTTWYNNGFTTFGLLTSPSGFDKIATTITRRIQKEMPESTNYLRAYLFKNGYLYEQQHIRNVRIFSLIAILVLLAAVLNFINLITAKSTKQAKETGLRKSIGATRGNIIKLVYSEVAFLCFLALALALIIAVLGLPIFNQLIGKQISFSSLLTLKPLAILVLAYLVTTFLAGSYPAFFLSSFKITETLNSSFYSVKSRGIFRNSLLVTIFMVSIILLASTLIISKQTMFLQNMDVGFNKDQLLYVSLDGKLKEKAKALKEEAERTSGVYSSTIASFLPVTIGNNGEGWNWEGKDPEFKPLVTNWETDEDMIKTLGAKLIEGSYFSSDQKGIVINKAFADAIGWNSFTGKILKGYGTDYKVVGVIDNIEYNSLSETCRPMAIQPIQSWSSNYLILKIDASQMDKTIKSITGICQAIEPDYPVNYGFVDDQYAKLYESETSLKKLVGVFSIFSMVVLCLGLLGVVMFLAEQKTKEIGVRKCLGEDEKSIIIRLVKPFVFAGMFAAMIAIPATWYIMNLWLLSYANRIQLNIWTFVLALLIAITIAVVTVMWQSWKAATRNPVEALRYE